Proteins encoded together in one Capricornis sumatraensis isolate serow.1 chromosome 3, serow.2, whole genome shotgun sequence window:
- the GALE gene encoding UDP-glucose 4-epimerase, producing MAEKVLVTGGAGYIGSHTVLELLEAGYSPMVIDNFHNAIRGGGSMPESLRRVQELTGRSVEFEEMDILDQAALQRLFKKHSFMAVIHFAGLKAVGESVQKPLDYYRVNLTGTIQLLEMMRAHGVKNLVFSSSATVYGNPQYLPLDEAHPTGGCTNPYGKSKFFIEEMIRDLCQADKAWNAVLLRYFNPIGAHASGCIGEDPQGIPNNLMPYVSQVAIGRREVLNIFGNDYDTEDGTGVRDYIHVVDLAKGHIAALRKLKEQCGCRIYNLGTGTGYSVLQMVQAMEKASGKKIPYKVVARREGDVAACYANPSLALKELGWSAALGLDRMCEDLWRWQKQNPSGFGTQA from the exons ATGGCAGAGAAGGTGCTGGTAACAGGTGGGGCTGGCTACATTGGCAGCCACACCGTCCTGGAGCTGCTGGAGGCGGGCTATTCGCCCATGGTCATTGACAACTTCCATAACGCCATTCGTG GAGGGGGCTCCATGCCTGAGAGCCTACGGCGGGTTCAGGAGCTGACAGGCCGCTCTGTGGAGTTTGAGGAGATGGACATCTTGGACCAGGCAGCCCTACAACGTCTCTTTAAGAAG CACAGCTTCATGGCGGTCATCCACTTTGCGGGGCTCAAGGCTGTGGGTGAGTCAGTGCAGAAGCCCCTGGATTATTACAGAGTCAACCTGACAGGAACCATCCAGCTTCTGGAG ATGATGAGGGCCCATGGGGTGAAGAACCTGGTGTTCAGCAGCTCGGCCACCGTGTACGGGAACCCCCAATACCTGCCCCTGGACGAGGCCCACCCCACAGGTGGCTGTACCAACCCCTATGGCAAGTCCAAGTTCTTCATCGAGGAAATGATCCGGGACCTGTGCCAGGCGGACAAG GCCTGGAACGCAGTGCTGCTGCGGTATTTCAACCCCATAGGCGCCCATGCCTCAGGCTGCATCGGCGAGGATCCGCAGGGCATCCCCAATAACCTCATGCCCTACGTCTCCCAg GTGGCGATTGGGCGACGGGAGGTACTGAATATCTTTGGCAATGACTATGACACAGAGGATGGCACAG GCGTCCGGGATTACATCCACGTCGTGGATCTGGCCAAGGGCCACATTGCAGCCTTGAGGAAGCTGAAGGAGCAGTGTGGCTGCCGG ATCTACAACTTGGGCACGGGCACAGGCTATTCGGTGCTACAGATGGTCCAGGCCATGGAGAAGGCCTCCGGGAAGAAG ATCCCATACAAGGTGGTGGCCCGGCGTGAAGGCGACGTGGCTGCCTGTTATGCCAATCCCAGCCTGGCCCTCAAGGAGCTGGGCTGGTCAGCAGCCCTAGGGCTGGACAGGATGT GTGAAGATCTATGGCGCTGGCAGAAGCAGAATCCTTCAGGCTTTGGCACGCAGGCCTGA
- the LYPLA2 gene encoding acyl-protein thioesterase 2 produces MCGNTMSVPLLTDAATVSGAERETAAVIFLHGLGDTGHSWADALSTIRLPHVKYICPHAPRIPVTLNMKMVMPSWFDLMGLSPDAPEDEAGIKKAAENIKALIEHEMKNGIPANRIVLGGFSQGGALSLYTALTCPHPLAGIVALSCWLPLHRAFPQAANGSAKDLTILQCHGELDPMVPVRFGALTAEKLRSVVTPARVQFKTYPGVMHSSCPQEMAAVKEFLEKLLPPV; encoded by the exons ATGTGTGGTAACACCATGTCTGTGCCCCTGCTCACCGACGCTGCCACTGTGTCTGGAGCTGAGCGGGAAACAGCTGCG GTGATTTTTTTACATGGACTTGGAGACACAGG GCACAGCTGGGCTGACGCCCTCTCCACCATCCGGCTCCCTCACGTCAAGTACATCTGTCCCCATGC GCCTCGGATCCCTGTGACACTCAACATGAAGATGGTGATGCCCTCCTG GTTTGACCTGATGGGGCTGAGTCCAGATGCACCAGAAGACGAGGCTGGCATCAAGAAAGCAGCAGAGAACA tcAAGGCCTTGATTGAGCATGAGATGAAGAACGGGATCCCTGCCAATCGGATCGTCCTGGGAGGCTTTTCACAG ggtggAGCTCTGTCCCTCTACACAGCCCtcacctgcccccaccctctggcTGGCATTGTGGCATTGAGCTGTTGGCTGCCTCTGCATCGGGCCTTCCCCCAG GCAGCCAATGGCAGTGCCAAGGACCTGACCATCCTTCAGTGCCACGGGGAGCTGGACCCCATGGTTCCTGTACGGTTTGGGGCCCTGACAGCTGAGAAGCTGCGGTCCGTTGTCACACCTGCCAGGGTCCAGTTCAAGACGTACCCAGGGGTCATGCACAGCTCGTGTCCCCAG GAGATGGCAGCTGTGAAGGAGTTTCTCGAGAAGCTGCTGCCTCCTGTCTAA
- the PITHD1 gene encoding PITH domain-containing protein 1: MSHGHSHGGGGCRCAAEREEPPEQRGLAYGLYLRIDLERLQCLNESREGSGRGVFKPWEERTDRSKFVESDADEELLFNIPFTGNVKLKGIIIMGEDDDSHPSEMRLYKNIPQMSFDDTDREPDQTFSLNRDLTGELEYATKISRFSNVYHLSIHISKNFGADTTKVFYIGLRGEWTELRRHEVTICNYEASANPADHKVHQVTPQTHFIS, from the exons ATGTCGCACGGTCACAGCCACGGCGGGGGCGGCTGCCGCTGCGCCGCAGAACGGGAGGAGCCGCCCGAGCAGCGCGGCCTGGCCTACGGCCTGTACCTACGCATCGACCTGGAGCGGCTGCAGTGCCTCAACGAGAGCCGCGAGGGCAGTGGCCGCGGCGTCTTCAAGCCGTGGGAGGAGCGGACGGACCGCTCCAAG TTTGTTGAAAGTGATGCAGATGAAGAGCTTCTGTTTAATATTCC ATTTACAGGCAATGTCAAGCTAAAAGGCATCATTATAATGGGAGAAGATGATGACTCACACCCCTCTGAGATGAGACT GTACAAGAACATTCCACAGATGTCCTTTGATGATACAGACAGGGAGCCAGATCAGACCTTTAGTCTGAACCGGGATCTTACAGGGGAATTAGAGTATGCCACAAA AATTTCTCGTTTTTCAAATGTCTATCATCTCTCAATTCATATTTCAAAAAACTTCGGAGCCGATACCACGAAGGTCTTTTATATTGGCCTGAGAGGAGAATGGACTGAG CTTCGCCGACATGAGGTGACCATCTGCAATTATGAAGCATCAGCCAACCCAGCTGACCACAAGGTCCATCAGGTTACCCCACAGACACACTTTATTTCCTAA